The proteins below are encoded in one region of Peptoniphilus sp. GNH:
- a CDS encoding putative sulfate exporter family transporter, translating to MIKSIEKNIKGIILCLIIAIISQIIGKKIPLVGPAVFGILIGMALGQIIKDKKPYIGGVRFASKKILQYAVILLGFGLDLGIVLKTGRQSLPIILSTISTSLIIAYLAYKSGLIKGHIATLVGVGSSICGGSAIAAAAPVIDADEEEIAQAISVIFFFNILAAILFPSLGRMIGFSTIDGHAFGIFAGSAVNDTSSVTACASTWDTIFNLGSQTLDKAVTVKLTRTLAIIPICLGLAFIRMRNAEQEANKKISIIQIFPFFIIYFILASLITTIALAKGVNIEFFKPFKDLSKFFIVMAMSAIGFNSDIVKLLKSGAKPLALGGVCFISITSITLILEKALGIL from the coding sequence ATGATAAAATCTATAGAAAAAAATATAAAAGGGATTATTCTCTGCCTTATAATTGCAATAATATCCCAGATAATAGGCAAAAAAATCCCACTAGTAGGCCCAGCCGTCTTTGGTATTCTAATTGGAATGGCCCTAGGTCAAATTATAAAAGACAAAAAACCTTATATTGGTGGTGTGAGATTTGCATCAAAGAAAATCCTTCAATATGCTGTAATCCTCCTTGGATTTGGTCTTGATCTTGGAATTGTTTTAAAAACTGGTAGACAATCACTTCCAATCATCCTATCTACCATATCAACATCACTTATAATCGCATACCTAGCCTACAAGTCTGGACTTATAAAAGGACATATCGCAACTCTCGTTGGTGTTGGATCATCAATTTGTGGAGGCTCTGCAATTGCAGCTGCCGCTCCAGTTATAGATGCAGATGAAGAAGAAATAGCCCAAGCCATATCTGTTATATTCTTTTTTAATATCTTAGCAGCCATCCTGTTTCCAAGCCTAGGCCGTATGATAGGATTTTCTACTATCGACGGTCACGCCTTTGGTATATTTGCAGGATCTGCTGTTAATGATACATCATCAGTTACAGCATGCGCATCAACATGGGATACAATATTTAATCTAGGTAGCCAGACACTTGACAAGGCTGTAACAGTGAAATTGACTAGAACACTAGCAATAATTCCAATATGCTTAGGACTAGCCTTCATTAGAATGAGAAATGCTGAACAAGAAGCTAATAAAAAAATATCTATAATACAAATTTTCCCATTCTTTATAATCTACTTCATCCTTGCAAGTTTGATTACAACCATAGCCCTAGCCAAAGGAGTAAATATTGAATTTTTCAAACCCTTTAAAGACTTATCCAAGTTTTTTATTGTAATGGCTATGTCAGCTATTGGTTTCAATAGCGATATAGTAAAGCTATTGAAATCAGGAGCTAAGCCACTAGCCTTAGGCGGAGTGTGCTTTATATCAATCACATCCATAACCCTAATACTAGAAAAAGCTCTAGGCATCTTATAA
- a CDS encoding LysR family transcriptional regulator, translated as MLDFRIESFLEVCKYMNFTKAAESLNITQPAISTHIKYLETYYNCKLFYRSKRNLFLTDEGKILKSALLSMSNDQDKLKMILAEKKTKSEKISLGFTRSVGEYLILDKLIALIKEKPSCDFHIYYENTDEILSDIDSGRIDFAIIEGFIKSSDYFIKKYKSDRIVCISHKAHKFKKQVKKLADLLDERIIIREDGSGTLAILKNFLSMDNIDTKDFANIIEINNMRSIVEMLRSDCGISFIFESCVKKELEEGVLMVVDLEDFNLVHDLSLVARKNSIFTDLYLQIAEAFY; from the coding sequence ATGTTAGATTTTAGGATAGAAAGTTTTTTGGAAGTATGTAAATATATGAATTTTACAAAGGCTGCTGAAAGCCTTAATATAACACAGCCAGCCATATCTACTCATATTAAATATTTAGAAACATATTATAATTGTAAACTTTTTTATAGAAGTAAGAGGAATTTGTTTCTAACAGATGAGGGCAAGATTCTAAAATCTGCTTTGCTTTCTATGTCAAATGATCAAGATAAGTTGAAGATGATATTAGCTGAGAAAAAAACTAAGAGTGAAAAAATTTCCTTGGGTTTTACTAGGTCGGTCGGAGAATATCTAATATTGGATAAGCTTATAGCCTTGATAAAAGAAAAACCTTCTTGTGATTTCCATATTTATTATGAAAATACGGACGAGATTTTAAGCGATATTGATAGTGGGAGGATAGACTTTGCCATTATAGAGGGATTTATAAAATCTAGTGATTATTTTATTAAAAAATACAAAAGCGATAGGATTGTTTGCATCAGCCACAAGGCCCACAAGTTTAAAAAACAAGTAAAAAAACTAGCAGATTTATTAGATGAAAGAATTATTATTCGAGAAGACGGATCTGGCACCTTAGCTATATTAAAAAATTTTCTAAGCATGGATAATATCGATACGAAAGATTTTGCAAATATCATAGAAATAAATAATATGCGTTCCATAGTAGAAATGCTCAGGTCAGATTGCGGCATAAGTTTTATTTTTGAATCTTGTGTAAAAAAAGAACTAGAAGAAGGTGTCCTCATGGTTGTGGATCTAGAAGATTTCAATCTAGTTCATGATTTATCCCTTGTTGCCAGAAAAAATTCAATATTTACTGATTTGTATTTGCAAATAGCTGAAGCTTTTTATTAG